The stretch of DNA TGATCTAGCCATGGCGATTGTGAGGTTGAATTCCCAGTGTCATTTAGCCACCGACTTCGCGGGATGTCGAATGTTGTCTTGGACACCCAAGTTTGTTTCAAACAGGCGTTTCAGAGGGATTACGCCATGCACCGTCGTCGTTTGTatgctgctgcttctgtcaCCAGAAGCGCCGGTCGCCTTTCGATGGCCGTTTCATCACCCGGCCCACCCTCAGTGGACCAACTCTGGGGTACCGCAATTCCTTTTTGCTTCAGCAGCGGAACAGACACAAACGCCAGAGCACGGAACGGAATCAGAAACCGACGGCGTGGACACCCAAGCACAAAGCGAACAACCGCCAGCAATCAGACGTAGAACCAGGTACGGGCGCACTAAGAAGGCAGGGGCTTTCACAACGGCTTCGGCCTCCTGTGAATCACGCTCAAAATGTGGCAGCGACGAGCTGGGGGAACCTCTGAAATTCTCTAACTGGTTCGTATCCACTCAAGGAATATTTGCGAGTATCAGCGACcgacagacagaggcagaggcgccaGAGGCAGCTACCGAAGGGTGGCCGATTCGGCGGCGGGAAGCCAGGAAGCAAGCAACCACGTTTCTTCACGGCCTCTGTTGAAAGCACAATTCTTTCGAAAATGTTCTGCACGTGTAGGGTAACACAGGGACAGCTTGCCACGAGGGTCTGCGAATACTGAGTCCTTCCGCTTGTTGCTGCTGAGGGAGACCACATCTGTCCGTTCTTGTCTCGAGAATGAATAAAGCTATTTGTCTTATGTGCCATGCATCAGATCTCTGGGCTCGTCACTTAGACAACGCAGTGTTGCCGCAAAAAGGATGATGCTCGCGAGATTTTTCCTGGCTGCGATCCCTATTATCGCTCTTGGTTACGGATGCTATAAATtcttcgaggaagaaggtgaaacAGCAGGTAAAGGAAAAAATACATTCAGAGGGGGGACCTGACAGCAGGCCCcatgaggaagcagaaactgGCCAGATCTAAACCTCCTTGCTGCATAACACAGTTACGGTAGCTTTTTAACGAGCATCCTTTCTGGTGTTTCAAGAACCGTAGGAGTGACGCTCGGACAGAACCTTCGTTGTTAACAAGGGTGTTCTGTGATAACACGCTAGCATTTCAACTCTAGAGAGGCCATCCCATTTGTTGCTAGAGTTGCCACACCAGAGACCGAGAATACACACATTCACAAACACAAAATGCAGAGGGTGTCAGCATGGAGATAGAATGCAAATACAACCTCATGGGGCAAACAGGCCATAGATTAACACGTAGGGTCCCCGACAAGGTGGATGGTAAATCTTTGGGATAACGCTCATGCCTAAGGTCTGACGAACTGAGCAATAGGCCGTACATTTGCTCATCCGTCCGCACGTGTAAATGAACAGCTGAGAATGAAGTGAATCAGCTACTATCCATCCCTGTGGAATTgcgtctgtcgcctttctcgcgaAAATGAAATGTGACCACTGTGTTTTGGACGTCGAAGAAGCCGACTACGAGGCTCGGTTCCACCCATAGACAGGCAACCTAGTCGACGTCGCCAGCCACGTGCTCCAGGGCAGAGGGGAGACCGAGAGACATGCAATTAGCCGAGGCTTGTCCTATTTTTTGAGACAGTGATAAACGATGACATCTGCCTTCTCATCAAAGCGTTGCGTATCTGTCTAACCCTGTGTTTTGCAGGTGATGAAGACGGACGTATGGTTCctgacgcagaagaggaagagtaAGGAGGCGTGTAGCAGGTGTAGATTGAAAGAAAACATTGGTGCATGGTGTTGTTGAATTTGATGTGAAAGGAAGGTCTGCTTCTGGGTGTCCCACAcagcctttcttctcctgagTCTGAAAATGTGCAGTCGATGACTCCTTCCACACGCAATACCCGATCCACTTGAACGATCGACGGTGCCGCCATGACATTGTTATCCGCATTCAGTGGTGAGGGAAATGTTGTTGGGAGCTGtcagagcagagaaacaactTCCATGTTGCGTTTCGAAGATGCATATATCTCTGTAAATCAACGGACGGCGCTTTACCTGAAGCTGACAGGAACGTGCACGTATACCCTCGGATGCCCACCTGGGTATATCGGTGTATACAAATGACTGAACGCGGACACTTACATCGATATCTTTGCTGTGTTTTGTGTTCAAGTTTTGTATGTATTTGCGAGTGGGATGCACATCATTACCAGAACGCAGGCGTGCATCGGGTACACATGCGAAGTTACCTCGGACGGCTGGAAGCTAATTGTGTAGCAGAGGTTTCTCGCCGCGCCCTACTCTGCAGCAAATGTGATCCCAGTTATCCAGCATCCGAGACAGAGGTATCTTCCCCGAGTGATATGTTCGTGCCACACTGCATATTACTGCAGCGGATTCTGTCATTTGCACCCGGCGCTCAGTGAATTCAGTCTCACTGAACCTCGAAATTGTTCCAGCGAGCATGGGGACGCGAAGTTAGTCTTAACCTGATGACACGCAAATCAAAACGTGCAAGCCATGTACGTATGTGAGAGAATTGTGT from Toxoplasma gondii ME49 unplaced genomic scaffold asmbl.1889, whole genome shotgun sequence encodes:
- a CDS encoding hypothetical protein (encoded by transcript TGME49_314650~Predicted trans-membrane domain (TMHMM2.0):134-154), with product MAIVRLNSQCHLATDFAGCRMLSWTPKFVSNRRFRGITPCTVVVCMLLLLSPEAPVAFRWPFHHPAHPQWTNSGVPQFLFASAAEQTQTPEHGTESETDGVDTQAQSEQPPAIRRRTRSLGSSLRQRSVAAKRMMLARFFLAAIPIIALGYGCYKFFEEEGETAGDEDGRMVPDAEEEESGNQEVRYIF